The genome window TCATATGTATACATAATCTGTGCAACAACTTTATCAAATACTGTATATACATAATATTTTCCTTTTCTCTCATCCAACAATAATGCTTTTACACCTTTAGTCAAGATATCCATATCAAGCTCTTTTCCTTCAGTTTCTCTAGCTAAATTATAATTAAATTTTGCTATTATATCCAAATCATCCATACGAGCTTCTCTTATCTCTATTAATTCTTCATTTTCATATAGCTCTATGTAATCCTTTTGTTGTTCCATATTTATTCCCCCATATCTATTTTATCTATTGATGTTTTTTATACAATATATTTATAGAGTTTTTTCTATCTTCATAAATGCATAGTCAAGTGTAGCTTCTAAATTTCCATTATTCTTTCCACCCCCTTGAGCTAATACCTTACTTCCTCCACCTTTACCATCTATAAGACTTATTGCATCCTTTAATAAAACTCCCATATTAATATCTTTTAAATTTTTAGAACATGCAAAAACTAAATTTATTTTATCTTCAAATTTAACAGCTAATAATGCAATATTATCTTCATCTTCTGTAATTTTATTTGCTATCTTATTTACATATTTCAAATCTTCATCATCATAAATTTTTTTAATAACTGCGATATTACCAATCTTATTTGCATTTTCAAGCATTTCTTTAACCTGATATGTAGCTACTACTTCTTCAAGTCTCCTTTTTTTACTTAGAGCCTCTTCCACTTTACTATTTAGATTTACGATACCATTTATAGCATCTTCTTCACTACAACTCAAATATCTGCATATTTTAGTTAAATATACATCCCTTTTTAATACTTCATCCACTGCCCTTTTACCTGCCAAAAATTCTATCCTTGTACTCGATTTATGTTTTTCCCATTTCTTTATTTTTATCATTCTCAATTCACCAGTTGATTTTGGGTGTACTCCACAACATGCATTCGTGTCTAAATCCCCTATTTTTACTACTCTTATTTCTTCATCAGTATTTGGCAAATCACGTCTTAACCAAATCTTTTTCAATTCTTTTTTCGTTGGAAGTAATGTCTCTACTTGTATATTCTGACGAATAATTTCATTAGAAAGCAACTCTATCTCTCTAATTTTATCCTCATCTAAATTTCCTTCTATATCTACTGTACTATACTCACTTCCTAGATGAAAACCTGTTGTATTTGCATTGAAAGTCTTAAAAAAACATCCTGATAATACATGTTGTCCAAAGTGTTGATGCATACCATCTTCTCTTCTATCCCAATCAATACTACATTTTACTCTATGTATCTTTATTGGTTTTTTATCTAATACATGGTATACTTTTTTTCCCTCTTCATATACACTTATTACATCATAGTTGTCTATTTTTCCTAAGTCTGCAAACTGACCTCCTCCACCAGGGAAAAACGCTGTCTTATCTAATAAAACATGAAACTTATTTTCTACTTCTCTTATTTCAACTATTTCTGCTGTAAAATCTTTTATATACTGGTCTGTATAGTATAACTTTTCCATTATAACTCTTTCTCCATTTCCTTAGTTCTAAACTACTTTAATTTTTTAATATATAAATCTTAATCTAACTTTAATTTAAGTGAACTAAAATAGAACTCATCCTATTCTTCACTAACAATCTTATACTATATTTTAACATATAGATATTAATGTTAACAAATTTATAATCGTATATTATTTCGATATTTTACAAATGTACATACTTATACGTTTTCTTACAACATAAAAAATGTATTGAAACAGATTAAACTTGCAAACTAAATTTAATCTGTTTTACTAATCTCGTCTATTATTAATAGTTTTGAAATATACATTACTTTTCTAATATTAAATTTTCTAAATATCAATAAAATAATACTTATTAATAATTTTTAGTATGTGTTTATTCCCTTAATATTCATTAGTATAAGGTATATTAACATTGCTTTTTTAAAAATTTTAGTATAAAATCATATTAAATAAATTTTCTGAAATAATAGAATATTAAAACACATAAAAAACAGTAACTAATATTTTATAAAACTTTATAAGAAAATTATAAAAACATAAAGTATTTATATAAATTTATAGAGTTTATACGCTATCTTTTTATAATATATAATATTCTTATAAATGTATCGTTATCTTAAGGGGAGTGATTTAAAATGGCAATAAAGCCAAGAAAAATATCTATTGTAGGTTCAGGACATGTTGGTTCTCATTGTGGATTCAGTTTGATAACTCAAGGAGTTTGTGATGAACTCTTTATGATTGATATAGATGAATCTAAGGCAAAAGCTCAAGCTTTAGATTTAGCTGATGCAGTTTCATATCTGCCACATAAAATACATATAGAAAAAGGAACTTTTGCCGATTGTAAAGATTCTGACATAGTAGTAATAAGTGTTGCAGACTCTTCAGAAGGACCTTTACGTAGACAAAACACAACTAGATTAGACTTACTAAGACCAACCATTGGAATGATAAAATCTATAATAAAACCTATAGTTGATTCTGGTTTTGATGGTATATTTGTAGTCATATCTAATCCTGTTGATGTAGTTACAAATTATATTTGGGAAAAATCTGGCTTTCCTAAAAATAAAGTTATTGGAACTGGTACAGCTCTAGATTCAACAAGACTTAGAAGACTTTTATCTGAAGAAACTAAAATAGCTCAAC of Clostridioides sp. ES-S-0054-01 contains these proteins:
- a CDS encoding GNAT family N-acetyltransferase — encoded protein: MEQQKDYIELYENEELIEIREARMDDLDIIAKFNYNLARETEGKELDMDILTKGVKALLLDERKGKYYVYTVFDKVVAQIMYTYEWSDWRNGNFLWIQSVYVEKEYRRKGIFNYLFNYIKNICDKDENIVGMRLYVEKENINAKSIYESLNMYECDYNMYEYEVIR
- a CDS encoding alanyl-tRNA editing protein AlaX-L, coding for MEKLYYTDQYIKDFTAEIVEIREVENKFHVLLDKTAFFPGGGGQFADLGKIDNYDVISVYEEGKKVYHVLDKKPIKIHRVKCSIDWDRREDGMHQHFGQHVLSGCFFKTFNANTTGFHLGSEYSTVDIEGNLDEDKIREIELLSNEIIRQNIQVETLLPTKKELKKIWLRRDLPNTDEEIRVVKIGDLDTNACCGVHPKSTGELRMIKIKKWEKHKSSTRIEFLAGKRAVDEVLKRDVYLTKICRYLSCSEEDAINGIVNLNSKVEEALSKKRRLEEVVATYQVKEMLENANKIGNIAVIKKIYDDEDLKYVNKIANKITEDEDNIALLAVKFEDKINLVFACSKNLKDINMGVLLKDAISLIDGKGGGSKVLAQGGGKNNGNLEATLDYAFMKIEKTL
- a CDS encoding L-lactate dehydrogenase → MAIKPRKISIVGSGHVGSHCGFSLITQGVCDELFMIDIDESKAKAQALDLADAVSYLPHKIHIEKGTFADCKDSDIVVISVADSSEGPLRRQNTTRLDLLRPTIGMIKSIIKPIVDSGFDGIFVVISNPVDVVTNYIWEKSGFPKNKVIGTGTALDSTRLRRLLSEETKIAQQSIQAYSMGEHGDSQMIPWSHVSIGGKPILDMIKDNPNTYSNLDLQSIVEKNKKTGISIINGKDCTEFGIGTALVEIVKAILHNEKKVLPVSTLLEGQYNEKNVFAGVPCVIGKDGIEEIIEINMTEDEQNEFSKSCSVLREHIALSKTL